In Streptomyces sp. NBC_01717, one DNA window encodes the following:
- a CDS encoding CaiB/BaiF CoA transferase family protein, producing MSALPSNAAGPLAGIRVVELGGIGPGPFAGMLLADQGAEVIRIDRPAEAGRPSGHPILHRNRRSVTLDLKDPASVEAVRAIIDTADALIEGFRPGVTERLGLGPEACLARNPKLVYGRMTGWGQDGPLAQAPGHDINYIAVAGALGALGGAAENPPVPLNLFGDMGGGGMLLALGITTALVHAERSGEGQVVDAAMTDGTAVQLALIHGLLATGRWTDRRASNLFDGAAPFYRTYRTSDGGYMAVGSVEPQFYAVLLEVLGLTDDPRFAKQLDRDAWPAMGDRLAEVFAGRTREEWTVTFDGTQSCVTPVYGLTEAATHPHNVARGTYYTEDGLLQPAPAPRFQGTPAADPTPAPVIGTHTREVLTEIGLAPETVDALAPTA from the coding sequence TTGAGCGCCCTTCCCTCCAACGCCGCCGGCCCGCTGGCCGGCATCCGCGTCGTCGAACTCGGCGGCATCGGTCCCGGTCCCTTCGCCGGCATGCTCCTTGCCGACCAGGGCGCCGAAGTGATCCGTATCGACCGTCCGGCCGAGGCCGGCCGCCCCTCCGGACACCCGATCCTGCACCGCAACCGCCGCTCGGTCACCCTCGACCTCAAGGACCCGGCGAGCGTCGAGGCCGTGCGGGCCATCATCGACACCGCCGACGCGCTCATCGAGGGCTTCCGCCCCGGCGTCACCGAACGCCTCGGCCTCGGCCCCGAGGCCTGTCTGGCCCGCAACCCCAAACTGGTCTACGGCCGGATGACCGGCTGGGGCCAGGACGGACCACTTGCCCAAGCACCCGGCCACGACATCAACTACATCGCTGTCGCAGGCGCGTTGGGCGCTCTCGGCGGAGCCGCCGAGAACCCGCCCGTCCCGCTGAACCTCTTCGGCGACATGGGCGGCGGCGGCATGCTGCTCGCCCTGGGTATCACCACCGCACTCGTCCACGCCGAGCGCAGCGGCGAGGGCCAGGTGGTCGACGCGGCAATGACCGACGGGACCGCCGTCCAGCTCGCTCTGATCCACGGGCTGCTGGCGACGGGGCGCTGGACCGACCGGCGCGCCTCCAACCTCTTCGACGGCGCCGCACCGTTCTACCGCACCTATCGCACCTCCGACGGCGGCTACATGGCGGTCGGCAGCGTCGAGCCGCAGTTCTACGCCGTACTCCTTGAAGTCCTCGGGCTCACCGACGACCCGAGGTTCGCCAAGCAGCTCGACCGCGATGCATGGCCCGCCATGGGCGACCGACTTGCCGAGGTCTTCGCGGGCCGGACCCGGGAGGAGTGGACCGTCACCTTCGACGGCACCCAGTCGTGCGTCACGCCGGTGTACGGGCTGACCGAGGCCGCCACCCACCCGCACAACGTGGCCCGCGGCACCTACTACACCGAGGACGGCCTGCTGCAGCCCGCCCCTGCCCCGCGATTCCAGGGCACTCCCGCGGCCGACCCCACACCCGCCCCGGTCATCGGGACCCACACCCGTGAGGTGCTCACCGAGATCGGGCTCGCCCCGGAGACCGTCGACGCACTCGCTCCCACGGCCTGA
- a CDS encoding acyl-CoA dehydrogenase family protein, which translates to MKRTIYNEDHEAFRSMIRDFIAKEVKPHFEQWEHDNLVDRDLFRKLGALGVMGFDVPEELGGAGETSYKYQVVINEECARAAVSFGHYGVSTGIVLPYLLNLADDEQKKRWLPGIAAGDIMLCIAMTEPGTGSDLAGIRTTAGLSDDGTHYVLNGSKTFITGARNSELCVVVARTSPVTVEDRRHGLSLLVVPTDSEGFEYGRKLDKIGLKSSDTSELSFTDVRVPVENLLGEQDKGFSYLGQNLPRERLSIGVGACATATAAIDFAREYVMERQVFGKPVAAFQNTKFVLAECAAEVEALQTMVDKGIELDDSGELTGADAARIKLFGTEVAGRVIDKCLQLHGGYGYMLEYPIARLYADTRVSRIYGGTSEVMKTIIAKDLGL; encoded by the coding sequence ATGAAGCGCACCATCTACAACGAGGACCACGAAGCCTTCCGGTCGATGATCCGGGACTTCATCGCCAAGGAGGTGAAACCTCACTTCGAGCAGTGGGAGCACGACAACCTCGTCGACCGCGACCTTTTCCGTAAACTCGGCGCCCTCGGCGTGATGGGCTTCGACGTCCCCGAAGAGCTCGGCGGTGCCGGCGAGACCAGCTACAAGTACCAGGTCGTCATCAACGAGGAGTGCGCCCGCGCCGCGGTCTCCTTCGGCCACTACGGCGTCTCCACCGGCATCGTCCTGCCGTACCTGCTCAACCTCGCCGACGACGAGCAGAAGAAGCGCTGGCTCCCGGGCATCGCCGCCGGCGACATCATGCTGTGCATCGCCATGACCGAGCCGGGCACCGGCTCCGACCTCGCGGGCATCCGCACCACTGCCGGACTCTCCGACGACGGCACGCACTACGTCCTCAACGGTTCCAAGACCTTCATCACCGGCGCCCGCAACTCCGAACTGTGCGTCGTCGTGGCCCGCACTTCGCCGGTCACCGTCGAGGACCGCCGCCACGGCCTGAGCCTGCTGGTCGTCCCGACCGACAGCGAGGGCTTCGAGTACGGCCGCAAGCTGGACAAGATCGGACTGAAGTCGTCCGACACCTCCGAGCTGTCCTTCACCGACGTCAGGGTCCCCGTGGAGAACCTGCTCGGAGAGCAGGACAAGGGCTTCTCCTACCTCGGCCAGAACCTCCCCCGCGAGCGGCTCTCGATCGGTGTCGGCGCATGCGCCACCGCCACCGCCGCGATCGATTTCGCCCGCGAGTACGTGATGGAGCGCCAGGTCTTCGGCAAGCCCGTGGCCGCCTTCCAGAACACCAAGTTCGTGCTCGCGGAGTGCGCGGCCGAGGTCGAGGCCCTCCAGACCATGGTCGACAAGGGGATCGAGCTCGACGACTCCGGCGAACTGACCGGCGCCGACGCTGCGAGGATCAAGCTGTTCGGCACCGAGGTCGCCGGCCGCGTCATCGACAAGTGCCTCCAGCTGCACGGCGGTTACGGATACATGCTGGAGTACCCGATCGCCCGGCTGTATGCCGACACCCGCGTCTCGCGGATCTACGGCGGCACCAGCGAGGTCATGAAGACCATCATCGCGAAGGACCTCGGTCTGTAG
- a CDS encoding MFS transporter encodes MAVDQQEVPGSVPADVSGARDVPVRRRAWIVVALLVCLMLVNYADKVVVGLAGVGMKRELALDNAQFGVIQSSFFWLFAVGCILGGWLGGKVGARWLLAGVAAVWALSLAPMTAQVGFTVVVICRVLLGFAEGPTSALAMQVAHSWFPAHRRAIPSSIVVAGAGVGPVIANPVLTAVITRYSWHAAFGVLSVFGLAVAALWLVWGRSGPEAVSGGHGPGKGESRSALPERVPLGRLFRTGTFIGISLLFFVAYACTAVKVSWLPLYLQEGLGYDAETAGNLASLPYIGAVVSVLLVGVISTVMTQRGISNRITRGLLPAALVLVAGLCSIGMSMLDRGTPQMVMIILGASLNSAGYGVAFAGVADVAPAKQRGMVFGIITAIYSLGGIIAPLVLGEFVASGESVAIGYGNGFMTLGVTMITGAVAALLLIDPDKDVARLRAGA; translated from the coding sequence ATGGCCGTTGATCAGCAGGAAGTGCCCGGTTCCGTTCCGGCGGACGTGTCCGGGGCTCGCGATGTGCCGGTGAGGCGCAGGGCGTGGATCGTGGTCGCGCTGCTTGTGTGTCTGATGCTCGTCAACTATGCCGACAAGGTCGTTGTGGGTCTGGCCGGTGTCGGGATGAAGAGGGAACTGGCTCTGGACAACGCTCAGTTCGGCGTCATCCAGAGCAGCTTCTTCTGGCTGTTCGCCGTCGGCTGCATCCTCGGTGGCTGGCTCGGCGGCAAGGTCGGGGCGCGCTGGCTGCTCGCCGGTGTAGCCGCGGTGTGGGCGCTCAGTCTCGCCCCCATGACCGCACAGGTCGGCTTCACCGTCGTCGTGATCTGCCGGGTGCTGCTCGGCTTCGCCGAGGGGCCCACATCGGCTCTTGCGATGCAGGTCGCACACTCGTGGTTCCCGGCGCACAGGCGCGCCATTCCGAGCTCGATCGTGGTGGCCGGCGCCGGCGTGGGCCCCGTCATCGCCAACCCGGTGCTCACTGCGGTCATCACCCGCTACTCCTGGCATGCGGCGTTCGGTGTGCTGTCCGTCTTCGGTCTGGCGGTCGCGGCGCTGTGGCTGGTCTGGGGCCGGTCGGGGCCGGAGGCGGTATCGGGCGGGCATGGGCCCGGCAAGGGCGAGTCGCGGTCCGCCCTGCCTGAGCGCGTGCCGCTGGGGCGACTGTTCCGCACGGGGACCTTCATCGGCATCTCGCTCCTCTTCTTCGTCGCGTACGCCTGCACCGCGGTCAAGGTCAGCTGGCTCCCGCTCTACCTGCAGGAGGGGCTGGGCTATGACGCCGAGACGGCGGGCAATCTCGCGTCGCTGCCCTACATCGGTGCTGTCGTCTCGGTGCTCCTCGTCGGCGTGATCTCCACCGTCATGACGCAACGAGGGATCAGTAACCGGATCACCCGAGGGTTGCTGCCCGCCGCACTGGTCCTCGTCGCGGGCCTGTGCAGCATCGGCATGTCCATGCTGGACCGGGGCACTCCGCAGATGGTGATGATCATCCTGGGTGCCTCCCTGAACTCCGCCGGCTACGGCGTCGCCTTCGCCGGTGTGGCCGATGTTGCGCCGGCCAAGCAGCGCGGCATGGTCTTCGGCATCATCACCGCCATCTACAGCCTCGGCGGCATCATCGCCCCCCTCGTGCTCGGTGAGTTCGTCGCCTCGGGTGAGTCGGTCGCCATCGGGTACGGCAACGGCTTCATGACGCTCGGCGTCACGATGATCACCGGCGCGGTGGCGGCGCTGCTGCTGATCGACCCGGACAAGGACGTGGCCAGGCTCAGGGCCGGAGCCTGA
- a CDS encoding TetR/AcrR family transcriptional regulator gives MQTEVSGRTTARRPPDRKARIVSAASELFRERGYHNVSVADVAAAVGITAPALYRHFRGKPDLLLQVVHRTMGAISRSVEGSTDLETYLRSSANRTLEGRGAAVLWQREARHLPAESREELRRTLSDVADGIGSLIHTERPELDGPDLELLAWAVLSVYGSISWHRTSLPRRRFEELLHRLARAATDCPLGTRPGAPAEAEASTGGYAGLALSRREEILVEAIRLFDERGFQSVSTDDIGEAAGASGPSIYKHFPTKTDLLVAAVLRGGEQRRAGTARALDRSGTPSESLDRLLRSYIEFALTQSHLIGLLIGELDQLPEKERKASRQSQREYLALWTHVLEGVRPGLDTSEAKIVIIAVLTVIDNATRAGRLGRRNDLADRLAEIGTAMLMSGDARTAA, from the coding sequence ATGCAGACGGAAGTCTCGGGTCGCACGACCGCACGAAGGCCCCCGGACCGCAAGGCGCGGATCGTCTCGGCAGCTTCCGAACTCTTCCGCGAGCGCGGGTATCACAATGTCTCCGTAGCTGATGTCGCGGCCGCGGTCGGCATCACCGCCCCCGCGCTCTACCGGCACTTTCGAGGCAAGCCGGACCTTCTGCTCCAGGTCGTGCACCGCACGATGGGCGCGATCTCGCGATCGGTGGAGGGAAGCACCGATCTCGAGACGTATCTCCGTTCATCGGCGAACCGGACTCTGGAGGGCCGCGGCGCGGCGGTTCTGTGGCAGCGTGAGGCACGCCATCTGCCCGCCGAAAGCCGCGAGGAACTACGGCGCACGCTGAGCGACGTCGCCGACGGGATCGGCTCCCTGATCCACACAGAACGTCCCGAACTGGACGGCCCCGACCTGGAGTTGCTGGCCTGGGCCGTGCTGTCGGTCTACGGATCGATCTCCTGGCACCGCACGTCCCTGCCCCGGCGCCGCTTCGAGGAACTGCTCCACCGCCTGGCGCGCGCCGCGACCGACTGCCCCCTCGGCACCCGGCCAGGCGCACCGGCCGAGGCCGAAGCCTCCACCGGCGGCTACGCCGGGCTCGCACTGTCCCGGCGCGAGGAGATCCTCGTCGAGGCGATCCGGCTCTTCGACGAACGGGGCTTCCAGTCGGTGAGCACCGACGACATCGGCGAGGCCGCCGGAGCATCAGGCCCCAGCATCTACAAGCACTTCCCCACCAAGACCGACCTGCTCGTCGCCGCCGTCCTACGGGGCGGCGAACAGCGCAGGGCCGGTACGGCGCGCGCACTGGACCGGTCCGGCACCCCGAGCGAGAGCCTCGACCGCCTGCTGCGCTCCTACATCGAATTCGCCTTGACTCAGAGCCACCTGATCGGCCTGCTCATCGGGGAGCTCGACCAGCTCCCCGAGAAGGAGCGCAAGGCGTCCCGCCAGTCGCAGCGCGAATACCTCGCGCTCTGGACTCATGTGCTCGAGGGCGTCAGACCCGGACTCGACACGTCCGAAGCGAAGATCGTCATCATTGCGGTGCTGACCGTGATCGACAACGCCACGCGTGCGGGGCGCCTCGGTCGGCGTAACGATCTCGCCGACAGGCTGGCCGAGATCGGTACAGCGATGCTGATGTCCGGGGATGCGCGCACGGCTGCGTAG
- a CDS encoding acyl-CoA dehydrogenase family protein, which produces MRRSVFTEDHEAFRATVREFIAQEVTPHYADWERQGHVPRELYRGLGELGVFGINVPEEYGGAGVTDFTYQAVLREECGRAGVGFGAESVHTCLVLPYLLEFGSEDQKRRWLPGFLAGEVMTAIAMTEPGTGSDLAGIATRARLAADGTHYVLNGAKTFITGGAQADLILVVCRTAPFDPGNRRAGLSILCVDTTSEGFAVGRKLDKIGLRAQDTAELSFTDVRVPVANLLGEEGAAFSYLTHNLVVERLGAAINAYANAAGAIGFATEYVKERQVFDKPVAAFQNTKFVLAECATEVEAAQTLVDRALELHATGELTPADAAKAKLFCTETAGRVIDKCLQLHGGYGYMLEYPIARLYADTRVNRIYAGTSEVMKTIIAKDLGL; this is translated from the coding sequence GTGCGCCGCAGCGTGTTCACCGAGGACCACGAGGCGTTCCGGGCGACCGTCCGGGAGTTCATCGCCCAGGAGGTCACGCCGCATTACGCGGACTGGGAACGGCAGGGCCATGTCCCTCGCGAGCTGTACCGCGGGCTCGGCGAACTGGGTGTCTTCGGCATCAACGTGCCCGAGGAGTACGGCGGCGCCGGCGTCACCGACTTCACGTACCAGGCCGTGCTGCGCGAGGAGTGCGGACGTGCGGGTGTCGGGTTCGGCGCGGAGTCGGTGCACACCTGTCTCGTCCTGCCCTACCTGCTGGAGTTCGGGAGCGAGGACCAGAAGCGGCGCTGGCTTCCCGGTTTCCTGGCCGGCGAGGTCATGACCGCGATCGCGATGACCGAGCCCGGCACCGGCTCCGATCTCGCGGGCATCGCCACCCGCGCCCGGCTTGCAGCGGACGGCACGCACTACGTCCTCAACGGCGCCAAGACCTTCATCACCGGAGGTGCCCAGGCGGACCTGATCCTGGTGGTCTGCCGCACCGCCCCGTTCGACCCCGGCAACCGCCGGGCCGGCCTGTCGATCCTGTGCGTGGACACCACGTCCGAGGGCTTCGCCGTGGGGCGCAAGCTGGACAAGATCGGCCTGCGCGCGCAGGACACCGCCGAACTGTCCTTCACCGACGTCAGGGTCCCGGTCGCGAACCTGCTCGGCGAGGAGGGCGCGGCCTTCTCGTACCTCACCCACAACCTCGTGGTGGAACGGCTCGGCGCGGCGATCAACGCCTACGCGAACGCGGCCGGCGCGATCGGTTTCGCCACCGAGTACGTGAAGGAGCGTCAGGTCTTCGACAAGCCGGTCGCCGCGTTCCAGAACACAAAGTTCGTCCTCGCCGAGTGCGCAACCGAGGTCGAGGCCGCCCAGACCCTGGTCGACCGGGCACTCGAACTGCATGCGACCGGCGAGCTCACCCCCGCCGACGCCGCCAAGGCCAAGCTCTTCTGCACCGAAACAGCCGGCCGCGTCATCGACAAGTGCCTCCAGCTGCACGGCGGTTACGGCTACATGCTCGAATACCCGATCGCCCGCCTCTACGCGGACACCCGCGTCAACCGGATCTACGCCGGAACCAGCGAGGTCATGAAAACGATCATCGCCAAGGACCTCGGGCTCTGA
- a CDS encoding thiolase family protein, translating into MRDAVIVDAVRTPVGKRGGSLSRLHSASLSAHVLNALVERTGLDPVLVDDVIWGCASAVGMQAGCVGRASVLAAGWPETVPGVTVDRQCGSSQQAVHQAAAGVVAGQYDVAVAGGVEIMSRLPLGTTRGDGSFGEPFGPDVFARYDGIRFNQGTGAQLIADEYGITRTEMDQHGLDSHARAAKAIDEGRFKNQIAPVTITDADGTTRVFDTDEGIRRGSTLDKLAALEPAFEGDGTITAGNASQVSDGTGALLVTTSQFAKAQGWTPMARIHTAVVAGTDPVTMLKGPIPATAKVLKKAGLTVDDIGAFEINEAFASVTLAWLRETGADYGRMNPLGGAMAIGHPIGGSGARLMTTLVHHMRDNNIRYGLQSMCEGGGMANATILELL; encoded by the coding sequence ATGCGCGACGCAGTGATCGTCGACGCCGTACGCACCCCCGTCGGCAAGCGAGGCGGCTCGCTCTCTCGGCTGCACTCCGCCTCCCTCTCCGCCCATGTCCTCAACGCCCTCGTCGAGCGCACAGGCCTCGACCCGGTGCTCGTCGACGACGTGATCTGGGGCTGCGCGTCCGCCGTCGGCATGCAGGCCGGCTGCGTCGGCCGCGCCTCCGTACTGGCAGCCGGCTGGCCCGAGACCGTGCCCGGCGTCACCGTCGACCGCCAGTGCGGCTCCTCCCAGCAGGCCGTCCACCAGGCCGCGGCCGGCGTCGTCGCCGGCCAGTACGACGTCGCCGTCGCCGGTGGCGTCGAGATCATGAGCAGGCTCCCCCTGGGCACCACCCGCGGCGACGGCTCCTTCGGCGAGCCCTTCGGCCCTGATGTCTTCGCACGCTACGACGGCATCCGATTCAACCAGGGCACGGGCGCCCAGCTGATCGCCGACGAATACGGCATCACCCGCACCGAGATGGACCAGCACGGCCTGGACTCCCACGCCCGCGCCGCCAAGGCCATCGACGAGGGCCGCTTCAAGAACCAGATCGCCCCTGTCACCATCACCGACGCGGACGGCACCACCCGCGTCTTCGACACCGACGAAGGCATCCGTCGAGGCTCCACCCTGGACAAGCTCGCCGCCCTCGAGCCCGCCTTCGAGGGGGACGGGACGATCACCGCGGGCAACGCCTCACAGGTCTCCGACGGCACCGGCGCCCTGCTCGTCACCACCAGCCAGTTCGCCAAGGCCCAGGGCTGGACACCGATGGCCCGGATCCACACCGCCGTGGTCGCCGGGACGGACCCGGTCACCATGCTCAAGGGCCCGATCCCCGCCACAGCCAAAGTCCTGAAGAAGGCCGGCCTCACCGTCGACGACATCGGCGCCTTCGAGATCAACGAGGCCTTCGCCTCGGTGACGCTGGCCTGGCTGCGCGAGACCGGCGCCGACTACGGACGCATGAACCCGCTCGGCGGCGCGATGGCCATCGGCCACCCCATCGGCGGCTCCGGCGCCCGCCTCATGACCACCCTGGTCCACCACATGCGCGACAACAACATCCGCTACGGCCTGCAGTCCATGTGCGAGGGCGGCGGCATGGCCAACGCCACCATCCTCGAACTCCTCTGA
- a CDS encoding acyl-CoA thioesterase codes for MSAMPVAPEAPGSDTEQRPLGDFGGFLHLEQLDRDLFRGWCHDGIPLRAFGGQVAAQALTAASRTVPEDRLVHSLHSYFLRAGSTAHPLIYTVERVRDGASYLSRRVTAVQGGEIVFTLSASFKKPEETEDRQVAMAEVADPQSLPDVYEIWERINPEDYRQAEFCRVVEMRMAPPPAEPVPGLTEQKLWMRSAERLPDDPMLHACALAYASDLFLAPATALATERPRMLREEPPSVFLTSLDHAVWFHRPFRADEWMLFSQRSPTAGDGRGLAFAEVWSLDGRLIAHVVQETVVRPARAPSS; via the coding sequence ATGTCCGCGATGCCGGTGGCGCCCGAAGCGCCCGGAAGCGACACGGAGCAACGCCCGCTCGGGGACTTCGGCGGATTCCTGCACCTGGAGCAGCTGGACCGCGACCTGTTCCGCGGCTGGTGCCACGACGGCATCCCGCTGCGCGCCTTCGGCGGACAGGTCGCGGCCCAGGCGCTCACGGCGGCGAGCCGCACCGTTCCCGAGGACCGGCTCGTGCACTCGCTGCACAGCTACTTCCTGCGGGCGGGCAGCACGGCCCACCCTCTGATCTACACGGTCGAGCGGGTCCGCGACGGCGCCTCGTACCTGTCGCGCCGAGTGACCGCCGTGCAGGGCGGCGAGATCGTCTTCACCCTCTCGGCCTCCTTCAAGAAACCGGAGGAGACCGAGGACCGCCAAGTGGCGATGGCCGAGGTCGCCGACCCGCAGTCGCTCCCCGACGTGTACGAGATCTGGGAGCGCATCAACCCGGAGGACTACCGCCAGGCGGAGTTCTGCCGGGTCGTCGAGATGCGGATGGCCCCACCGCCCGCCGAGCCGGTCCCTGGCCTGACCGAGCAGAAGCTGTGGATGCGCTCGGCCGAACGGCTGCCCGACGATCCGATGTTGCACGCCTGCGCCCTGGCGTACGCCTCCGACCTGTTCCTCGCCCCGGCGACGGCCCTGGCGACGGAGCGGCCCCGGATGCTGCGCGAGGAGCCGCCGTCGGTGTTCCTCACGTCGCTGGACCACGCGGTCTGGTTCCACCGGCCGTTCCGCGCCGACGAGTGGATGCTGTTCTCCCAGCGCAGCCCCACCGCGGGCGACGGACGGGGCCTCGCCTTCGCGGAGGTGTGGAGCCTCGACGGCAGGCTGATCGCCCATGTGGTGCAGGAGACCGTGGTGCGCCCGGCGCGGGCGCCCAGCAGCTGA
- a CDS encoding crotonase/enoyl-CoA hydratase family protein has translation MSDLVLTSFADGIAVVTINRPEARNAVNRAVANAVAEAIDELEARDDLVVGVISGAGGTFCAGADLKALAAGERSGVPGRGFCGITETPPAKPLIAAVEGYALGGGTELALACDMVVAAKTAKFGLPETKRGLIAAGGGLVRLPRKIPYNVAMQYALTGAFLGAERGYELGMVNELTAHGEALEGALNLAREIAANGPLAVRASKGIVVDSADWSADEVWDRNRAACAPVFASADAKEGARAFTEKRTPVWGGR, from the coding sequence ATGTCCGATCTGGTCCTCACCTCGTTCGCGGACGGCATCGCCGTCGTGACGATCAACCGCCCCGAGGCCCGCAACGCCGTCAACCGCGCGGTGGCGAACGCCGTCGCCGAGGCCATCGACGAACTCGAAGCCCGCGACGACCTCGTCGTCGGTGTGATCTCGGGCGCCGGCGGCACCTTCTGCGCCGGTGCCGACCTCAAGGCCCTTGCCGCCGGTGAGCGATCCGGTGTTCCCGGCCGCGGCTTCTGCGGGATCACCGAGACCCCGCCCGCCAAGCCGCTGATCGCCGCGGTCGAGGGGTACGCACTCGGCGGCGGTACGGAACTGGCCCTGGCCTGCGACATGGTCGTCGCCGCGAAGACCGCGAAGTTCGGTCTCCCGGAGACCAAGCGAGGCCTCATCGCGGCAGGTGGCGGCCTGGTGCGCCTGCCAAGGAAGATCCCGTACAACGTGGCCATGCAGTATGCGCTGACCGGTGCCTTCCTCGGTGCCGAGCGCGGTTACGAGCTCGGCATGGTCAACGAGCTGACCGCGCACGGCGAGGCGCTGGAGGGGGCCCTGAACCTCGCGAGGGAGATCGCCGCCAACGGCCCGCTGGCCGTGCGCGCCAGCAAGGGAATCGTGGTGGACTCGGCCGACTGGTCGGCCGACGAGGTCTGGGACCGCAACCGCGCCGCGTGTGCCCCGGTCTTCGCGTCGGCGGACGCCAAGGAGGGCGCGCGGGCGTTCACCGAGAAGCGGACCCCTGTCTGGGGCGGCCGTTAG
- a CDS encoding class I adenylate-forming enzyme family protein — protein sequence MTTIWPKGMPRTLDYPDGTIADLLAGSAHAYPDRAALIDGDERLTFAELYERSLRVAQGLREQGIAPDDAVAVHMPNSIWFTVAYYGILLAGASVVPVNPTQPPLALRRQLDDSGAVAVFTHPSVAAQMSEALKGSEAVRRVCLAPATAAAPAGDRAPAGFPVPTVEFDDLMKAEAAPATAVDGEAVAHLAFTGGTTGVPKAVRVLHRNLFRNVLQVACWRSAALPHTDEQGHITLRHVTEARTPHHIPIGAATGISVAPLFHGMGMVSQSIFVVAGLTVVVFGRFDAVRYLDTIEQLGVHAVTGSPALCHAVLSVRDVRERDLSCVRLVSSGSAPINPAAAAELAEVFPNAVVSDGYGLTEATMGVSISPLDRSTPRPEGSTGLALFDTAIEIRETDGVTPVAPGEKGEVWVRGPQVTAGYLGHPELTAGQYVDGWLRTGDLGTLDEQGWLSLVGRAKDMLIYKGYNVYPGPLENILREHPAVAQASVVGRPHPEHGEIPVAFVSVKAEAETPDRAAIAEELMAYVAARVAPYQRIRDVVVVDELPLSATGKILKTELRRRATDS from the coding sequence ATGACCACCATCTGGCCGAAAGGGATGCCCCGCACCCTCGACTACCCCGACGGCACGATCGCGGATCTGCTCGCCGGATCCGCCCACGCCTACCCCGACCGTGCGGCGCTGATCGACGGAGATGAGCGGCTCACCTTCGCGGAGCTGTACGAGCGGTCCCTGCGGGTGGCCCAAGGGCTGCGCGAACAGGGCATCGCCCCGGACGACGCCGTCGCCGTCCACATGCCCAACTCGATCTGGTTCACCGTCGCTTACTACGGCATCCTGCTCGCAGGCGCCTCCGTGGTGCCGGTCAACCCGACGCAGCCGCCCCTCGCGCTGCGCCGTCAGCTCGACGACTCGGGCGCGGTCGCGGTCTTCACCCACCCCTCCGTCGCCGCGCAGATGTCCGAAGCCCTGAAGGGCTCCGAGGCGGTCCGCCGCGTCTGTCTCGCACCGGCCACGGCCGCGGCCCCCGCCGGCGACCGGGCCCCCGCCGGATTCCCGGTCCCCACGGTCGAGTTCGACGACCTGATGAAGGCCGAGGCAGCGCCGGCTACGGCGGTGGACGGGGAAGCGGTCGCTCACCTCGCCTTCACCGGCGGCACGACGGGCGTGCCCAAGGCCGTCCGGGTCCTGCACCGCAACCTCTTCAGGAACGTGCTCCAGGTGGCGTGCTGGCGCAGCGCCGCACTCCCGCACACGGACGAGCAGGGCCACATCACGCTGCGCCATGTGACCGAGGCCCGGACCCCGCACCACATTCCGATCGGCGCCGCGACCGGCATCTCCGTCGCCCCGCTCTTCCACGGCATGGGCATGGTCAGCCAGAGCATCTTCGTCGTCGCCGGGCTCACGGTCGTCGTGTTCGGCCGGTTCGATGCCGTCCGGTACCTGGACACCATCGAGCAGCTGGGCGTCCACGCCGTCACCGGCTCCCCCGCGCTGTGCCACGCCGTCCTCTCCGTACGGGACGTGCGGGAGCGCGACCTTTCGTGCGTACGGCTGGTCAGCAGCGGCTCGGCACCCATCAATCCGGCCGCGGCCGCGGAGCTCGCCGAGGTCTTCCCGAACGCCGTCGTCAGCGACGGTTACGGACTGACGGAGGCGACCATGGGCGTCTCGATCAGCCCGCTGGACCGCTCGACGCCACGCCCGGAGGGCAGTACCGGCCTGGCACTCTTCGACACCGCGATCGAGATCCGGGAGACGGACGGTGTCACCCCGGTGGCGCCGGGCGAGAAGGGCGAGGTCTGGGTCCGCGGTCCGCAGGTCACGGCGGGCTACCTCGGCCATCCCGAACTCACCGCGGGACAGTACGTGGACGGCTGGCTGCGCACCGGTGACCTCGGCACGCTCGACGAGCAGGGCTGGCTGTCCCTGGTCGGCCGGGCGAAGGACATGCTCATCTACAAGGGGTACAACGTGTACCCCGGCCCGCTGGAGAACATCCTGCGTGAGCACCCGGCGGTCGCCCAGGCCTCCGTCGTGGGCCGGCCGCACCCTGAGCACGGCGAGATCCCGGTCGCGTTCGTCTCCGTGAAGGCCGAGGCGGAAACGCCGGATCGGGCGGCGATCGCCGAGGAGCTGATGGCGTACGTCGCGGCGCGCGTCGCCCCGTACCAGCGGATCCGTGACGTGGTGGTCGTGGACGAGCTGCCGCTCTCGGCGACGGGCAAGATCCTCAAGACGGAGCTGCGCAGGCGGGCGACCGACTCCTGA